AGAGGTTATCAGGGGGATTGACCAGGTGAGCGCCGATGACATTCAGAAGTTGGCCGGCTTCATCTTTAAGGACGACTATCTCAATCTTCAGATGGTGGGCAAAGTCCGGGAAAGCGATTACCCGCTATCCGGTTTGACCCTCGCCTGAATCCCCCCTCAGGGGAGTCGTCAGGGATTCGAAATCCTTGCAGTAAAGGATCGTATTCATGGAACCGCTGAATATTCAGGTGCAATGTCTGCGTGAGGGCGCTATTGTTCCTCGTTACATGACGGAGTGTGCCGCAGGCATGGATCTGTTTGCCTGTCTCGATGTTTCATTGCGACTGGCTCCCGGTGAGCGGAGCCTGGTCCCCACCGGCATCGCTCTGGCTATTCCGGCTGGATTTGAAGGGCAGGTGCGGCCGCGATCCGGCCTCGCACTGAAAAAGGGTCTGACCCTGGTCAATTCCCCCGGCACCGTCGACGCCGATTATCGTGGCGAGATCGGGGTCATCATGATCAATCACGGCGCTGAAGAGGTGATCATCACGCCGGGGGACCGCATCGCGCAGATAGTCGTTGCTCCGGTTCGCCGTGCTGTTTTAACCATATCCGAAAGCCTGGAAGATACGCCCCGAAGCTGCGGCGGATTCGGCCATACGGGATCATGAAGGGTTCATCAGATGGATGAGCCGTCCGCATTGTCTCAACTGCTGGAGTTTCCCTGTGATTATCAATTCAAGGCCTTCGGCCCCCGGGATGAAGATGACAGCTTCGTACTTGCCGTACGGGAAGCTGTTTCGTCTGTTGTCCCTGTTTCCGGTGATGGGGTGCGCACTCGATCCAGCAGCCGCGGAACCTATCTTTGTGTCACGATTTCAGTGCGTCTGCACAATGCCGATCAGGTCCAGGCGATCTACGCCTCACTGCGCCGGATCGAAAGCTTGAAATATCTTCTTTGATGGAGATGATGTCTCATCGAATCGCAGTATGGTAAAATTGCTCCATGACGATGGGGAGATTCTGCCGGTTGGGAAGTGGGGAACTCTTCGTCCAATAAGTACCTGTTGAAGGTGCCTGTCTTGGTTAGCTTTTTATGCAGTGACTTATCAGGAGGAGATGTATGGTCCTGAACATCAATCCGGAAAATCCTCAGCCCCGGCTCATCCATCGAGTAGTGGAATCTCTCAAGCAGGGAGGGGTCATTGCCTACCCCACGGATACCACCTACGGGATCGGATGCGACATTTTCAACAAAAAAGGGGTCAAGAAAATTTATCAGATCAAGCACCGCGACCCCCGCAAGCCTTTCTCCTTTATCTGCGCCGATCTCTCGGATGTGGCCAATTACGCCCAAGTCAGTAACTTCGCCTTCAAAACGATGAAGAGGAACCTGCCCGGACCTTATACCTTTGTCCTCGAGGCAACCCGCATGGTTCCGGATCTCCTGACCACCCGCCAGAAGACGGTAGGTATCCGGATTCCAGATAATCCTATCGCACTGGCCATCGTCCGTGAACTTGGGCACCCCCTGGTCACCACCAGCGCCAACGTTTCCGGCGAAGAAACCTTTAACGACCCTTCCCTGATCGACGAATCCATGGGGCGGATGCTCGACATGGTGGTGGACGGCGGAATCCTGCTCGGGGATCCCTCCACGGTCGTCAGTCTTATCGACGACAAGGCCGAGGTGCTGCGGCAGGGGAGCGGGGATACTTCATGGATTCACCAGCTGTAAATAAGCGCCGGTGGCGGTCCGCCGCGAGTTTCGCCGGGCTTTTCCTCGCATTTTTTCTCGTGGGTGCCGGAACTTCGCCGGCCGCGGAAAATTCTTTCGGCGGTGTAGGGCTGCAGGTGGTTCCCACCATCGAAGGCGAACTCGTCGTGCTGAATGTGATCGAAGGAGCACCGGCGGCCAAGGGGGGCCTCCTTCCGGGTGATCTGATCATCAAGGTGGATGATTTTTCCCTGAAGGGGAGCGATTTCACTGAAGTCGTCTCCCGTTACCTGTGGGGAGAGACTGGCACGGCGGTAACTCTCAAGTTTCTTCGGCCGGGGAAAGAAGGAGTGCATTCGGCTACTCTCCGACGTACTCCTCTGAACACGGAGACGGATCAGCCGGCCGGAGTCAGGATGCTCACCCCTTCAAAGCAATAAATAGCAGAAAACGATGGATACTCATGACGCAAAAAGTGATTACAGTCGTTTTTTATAGCCGCCGTTATCCTCGCAGCGATTGGCGACTCGACCTTGAGGAAAAAACGCTCGCCGCTTTTTTTGACCGCATCGCTGAGGAGTTTGCTCCCCTAAACATCCGGGTTGAATATCTCAAGGATAAGACCCTGAGCTTCGATATCAACGGATATGGAGATCTTCTCAACTCGATTCGCATCCGGTCCCCACGCGACGGGATCGGTAATCTCTGTCTGGGTCACATCATCGGAGCGAGCCCCAACCGTGAACCGTTGGAGGATGTCCGCCGTGGTCTGAGCCGGGTAGCCTTCGCACCCGAAACAATCGAACCGGAAGGAAGCGACAAAATCGTCTGTCACAATTGCGGTTGTGGTTGTTGATTCTTGCCCGGGTCTAATTCTGATACATCTCCACCCGGAATACATAACGGCCGGTTCTGATGAGGTTTATCCTCACAGGAGCCGGCCTTTAATTTTTCCGTGGCGATCGTGTTATCGGCGGAATGCACAGGTTCAAGCAAGGCTCATGCTCTTTGGCAGCGATCTGTTATATACTTCCTTCCGATATCACTTCTGGAAAGCAGAGAGACTAGCGATAATCGGATCGAGATGAATTAAACATTTCAGGTAAGTATCGAAAAATTGTGCGACTGCATTGATTATAACCTGGGGCGTGTTATAGGTAAACATAACACACTCA
This is a stretch of genomic DNA from Desulfuromonas sp. TF. It encodes these proteins:
- the dut gene encoding dUTP diphosphatase: MEPLNIQVQCLREGAIVPRYMTECAAGMDLFACLDVSLRLAPGERSLVPTGIALAIPAGFEGQVRPRSGLALKKGLTLVNSPGTVDADYRGEIGVIMINHGAEEVIITPGDRIAQIVVAPVRRAVLTISESLEDTPRSCGGFGHTGS
- a CDS encoding YbeD family protein, which encodes MDEPSALSQLLEFPCDYQFKAFGPRDEDDSFVLAVREAVSSVVPVSGDGVRTRSSSRGTYLCVTISVRLHNADQVQAIYASLRRIESLKYLL
- a CDS encoding L-threonylcarbamoyladenylate synthase, producing MVLNINPENPQPRLIHRVVESLKQGGVIAYPTDTTYGIGCDIFNKKGVKKIYQIKHRDPRKPFSFICADLSDVANYAQVSNFAFKTMKRNLPGPYTFVLEATRMVPDLLTTRQKTVGIRIPDNPIALAIVRELGHPLVTTSANVSGEETFNDPSLIDESMGRMLDMVVDGGILLGDPSTVVSLIDDKAEVLRQGSGDTSWIHQL
- a CDS encoding PDZ domain-containing protein, coding for MDSPAVNKRRWRSAASFAGLFLAFFLVGAGTSPAAENSFGGVGLQVVPTIEGELVVLNVIEGAPAAKGGLLPGDLIIKVDDFSLKGSDFTEVVSRYLWGETGTAVTLKFLRPGKEGVHSATLRRTPLNTETDQPAGVRMLTPSKQ